Sequence from the Panicum virgatum strain AP13 chromosome 5N, P.virgatum_v5, whole genome shotgun sequence genome:
ccttttgtcccggttggtggctccactcgggataaaaggcccaacccttttgtcccggttggtaacaccaacccggactaaaAGGTGAcccttttgtctcggttggtggcaccaacccggactaaaggacccttttgtcccggttggtgttaccaacccggacaaaagtcccctccacgtgatagttcaaaagaaagCTATTCTTTACTGAGTTACATGTACTACTTAGATGAGTTGGCAAGGAAGCCATGTGCCaggcaataggtcttgggttcgaatcccgcagggcgcaaaaaaattttagcgTGAGGGACATTTCGGCAGCTGAATctcggttccaaaaccgggacaaatggccggCAGCCaaatcccggttccaaaaccgggacaaatggccctttagaaccgggacaaatggcccgatCTGCAGTAGTGATTGAATTTCGTCACAGTTCTatatatatgacaagaaattaaTGGATCGTTCGGTCCCAATCAGAAATTAGTGGTACACGTGAGAGCAGCATGCATGGAAGAGAAGTGTTACAAGTTGCCAGCAGCATGCATGGCAACACATGACATGTGCATACTGCATGTTGGATCACAGTCCCGGCCCGATCGATCATAATCAGTAGTAGTAGGCCGGCAGCCACTCCTTGCCGTTGATGAAGTCGATGGTGAGGTACTTGGTGGCCTCGTTCACGGTGAACCGCCGCGACCACGGCACGCGCTTGGCCGCATCGGAGCCGGGCCCCGTGCAGTTGAACTCCGCGAGCATCACCTTACTGCATGCATGCGAGAGTCATCAGATCAATCACAACAAATGAAAACCCATCACGATCATGAACATTATGCTCGGCAACCATTCATGGCGTGTGCTAGCTACTACTACTGCTTGCCACTTACTCGGTGCTGCCGGTGTAGCCTATGGTGGTCCACCCGGCCGGGTTGATGGTCTTGGAGAGGTAGGTGTCGGCGAAGATGACGCGCGAGTCGGGCGCGGTGACCCGGCCCAGGTAGACCTCGCCGACGCCGTACACCTTGCCCTTGAGGAACACGAAGCCGCTGGTGTCGTCGTCGACCTTCCGGTCCTGCGCGGTGATGGAGCCCAGGATCTCCGTCCGCCGGTCAGGCTTCACGAAGATTTCGGGGCACTGCACCGTACCACAGGCATTGCTGCCGTTTCACAGGCGATAGCTGCACGTATGTGTTGGAGGAGGCAGCTCTGCTAGTTTATTTGTTACCTGGAATATGGACTGGCCGCTGCCGAAGATGAAGTCGATGTTGCCCTGGATGTAGCAGCTCTCGTAGTAGTGGCGGCCGGCGCTGTCGAAGAGGGTGTGGTGGGGGCTGTAGAAGGCGCAGTGGTAGAAGGCCACCTTGTCGCCGGCCACCATCGCTGAAACGGAGCGGATCTCCTGGTTGTTGACAAGCCCGGCGCGCGCGGTGTTCTGTTAATTAATTGTTGGCGATCGGATCGGACGACGATGGTGTCAGACGACCAATGTCCATTCAGGATAaagaaacacacacacacacacacacacacatacatatataGAGAGATCAATGATGATGCACGGACCCTGAAGCTGATGCCGAAGACGATGACATTGTCGGCGTTCACGGTGAACGCGGCGGACTCGGCGTTGTCGGGGGAGGCGGACTCGTGGGAGATGGAGGTCCGGCCCTTGCCGTTGCCCCTCACGAAGATGAACGGCTTGTTCTTCGGGATCACGACTTTGCCACTGCGTGCACCACCACACACATGCTCACGACATCAATCAGCAGCTTACCCTTCCTACTGCAACCAAGACTGACAGGAGGACAAACCAGAGGGACAGATGCGAAACACTGATTAAGCAAGCAGCAGCATACTTATGCACGCCGGAGCGGAGGTGGACGATGATCCACTCGGTGTTGCCGGCGGGCACGGCGTCGATGGCGGACTGCACGGTCTTGAACTCCTCGTCCGGGCCGACGATCAGCGTCCGCTTCGCCTTGAGCTTGTCGGTGAGGAGGGGCCCGTTCACGATGTCGTC
This genomic interval carries:
- the LOC120671876 gene encoding probable pectinesterase 67, whose translation is MAWPCLLPFLLLAAAAVLTSAPSGTLAKSKLAKKSDDIVNGPLLTDKLKAKRTLIVGPDEEFKTVQSAIDAVPAGNTEWIIVHLRSGVHNGKVVIPKNKPFIFVRGNGKGRTSISHESASPDNAESAAFTVNADNVIVFGISFRNTARAGLVNNQEIRSVSAMVAGDKVAFYHCAFYSPHHTLFDSAGRHYYESCYIQGNIDFIFGSGQSIFQCPEIFVKPDRRTEILGSITAQDRKVDDDTSGFVFLKGKVYGVGEVYLGRVTAPDSRVIFADTYLSKTINPAGWTTIGYTGSTDKVMLAEFNCTGPGSDAAKRVPWSRRFTVNEATKYLTIDFINGKEWLPAYYY